In one Microbacterium invictum genomic region, the following are encoded:
- a CDS encoding LysR family transcriptional regulator — protein sequence MDAETPLEPVVDAHTLRLMKAIGDEGSLTAAATALGYSQPAVSQSVRRIEQRLGVPVVERAGRRVRLTEAGRVLARHAPAVTTALEAAVGELAELRGLRAGRVRVAAFPSASSAVIPRLLRVLRTRHPGMEVTFVEAEPPEAIAAVRADRADVGITFSFPGDRRDPHRLSAAGLEVSTLGEDDLLLVLPRDHPRAHDGSLTLAALADEEWIAGCPDCRGHLMELCEGAGFRPRVTFETDNYLAVEALVAQGMGVATLPRWAVDSFPALPGIVTRPLPAADPRSIHVVTAREAQRVPAIRATVDALRALLAEPGRTRSPA from the coding sequence ATGGACGCCGAGACGCCGCTCGAGCCCGTGGTCGACGCCCACACCCTCCGGCTCATGAAGGCGATCGGCGACGAGGGATCGCTCACGGCCGCCGCGACGGCACTGGGCTACAGCCAGCCCGCCGTGAGTCAGTCCGTCCGCCGCATCGAACAGCGCCTGGGAGTGCCCGTCGTGGAGCGTGCCGGTCGCCGCGTGCGCCTGACCGAAGCCGGCCGGGTGCTCGCCCGTCATGCGCCGGCGGTGACCACCGCCTTGGAGGCCGCCGTCGGCGAGCTGGCCGAGCTGCGCGGGCTGCGCGCCGGGCGGGTGCGGGTGGCAGCGTTCCCCTCGGCCTCCTCCGCCGTCATCCCCCGCCTTCTGCGCGTGCTTCGCACCAGGCACCCTGGAATGGAGGTGACCTTCGTCGAGGCGGAGCCGCCCGAAGCGATTGCGGCCGTGCGGGCCGATCGCGCCGACGTGGGGATCACCTTCAGCTTCCCCGGCGATCGACGCGATCCCCACCGCCTGAGCGCCGCCGGGCTCGAGGTGAGCACCCTCGGTGAGGACGATCTCCTCCTCGTCCTCCCTCGGGATCACCCGCGCGCGCACGACGGCTCCCTCACCCTGGCGGCGCTCGCGGACGAGGAATGGATCGCCGGGTGTCCCGATTGCCGTGGACACCTCATGGAGCTGTGCGAGGGCGCCGGGTTCCGACCGCGCGTCACCTTCGAAACCGACAACTACCTCGCGGTCGAGGCTCTCGTCGCGCAGGGCATGGGTGTGGCCACCCTCCCTCGGTGGGCTGTCGATTCGTTCCCCGCCCTCCCCGGCATCGTCACGCGTCCGCTTCCCGCGGCGGATCCTCGCAGCATCCACGTCGTCACCGCCCGCGAAGCTCAGCGGGTACCGGCGATCCGGGCGACCGTAGACGCGCTCCGGGCACTGCTCGCCGAGCCGGGCAGGACGAGGTCCCCCGCCTAG
- a CDS encoding aminotransferase class V-fold PLP-dependent enzyme codes for MTVTTSSTVPASTMRTVREEFPGRRGYLSACTTGLPPIRGRAALIAAVDEWSTGRIDMGAWTRTAEDCRRHFAALVGVNPARVAIGSQASVFVGLAAGAVPHGAEVLCAREDFSSVILPFVHSPWITVRTVPLDALADEITDRTWLVAFSLVQSGTGDVADDSAIVTAAERHGALTLCDATQAVGWLDVHADRFDVTICHAYKWLCAPRGVAFAVVSERMQRILPPRFAGWYAGSDPWSSCYGADVVLADDASRFDVSPAWQAFAGAEPALALFRALPPDEVYAATTDLAASFREKLGLARPVRPTPIVTWSDHDGRDLARLSARGVVASGRAGRARVAFHVFNDDEDVDLAVGALTR; via the coding sequence ATGACGGTGACGACCTCCTCGACGGTCCCGGCTTCCACGATGCGTACGGTGCGTGAGGAGTTCCCCGGCCGACGCGGCTACCTTTCGGCTTGCACGACCGGGCTGCCCCCGATTCGCGGACGTGCGGCGCTTATCGCGGCAGTCGATGAGTGGTCGACCGGGCGGATCGACATGGGTGCCTGGACCCGCACCGCAGAAGACTGCCGGCGACATTTCGCGGCGCTGGTGGGGGTGAACCCGGCCCGCGTCGCGATCGGCTCGCAGGCGTCGGTCTTCGTCGGCCTGGCCGCCGGTGCCGTTCCGCACGGCGCTGAGGTGCTCTGTGCGCGGGAGGACTTCTCGTCGGTGATCCTGCCCTTCGTCCACTCCCCCTGGATCACAGTGAGAACCGTGCCGCTCGACGCGCTCGCCGATGAGATCACCGACCGCACCTGGCTCGTGGCCTTCTCGCTGGTCCAGTCGGGGACGGGAGACGTCGCGGACGATTCCGCGATCGTCACCGCGGCCGAGCGCCATGGCGCACTCACCCTGTGCGACGCCACTCAGGCTGTGGGATGGCTCGACGTCCATGCTGATCGATTCGACGTGACGATCTGCCATGCCTACAAATGGCTGTGCGCTCCGCGGGGGGTTGCGTTCGCGGTGGTGTCGGAGCGGATGCAGCGGATTCTGCCGCCGCGTTTCGCGGGCTGGTACGCGGGGAGTGATCCGTGGTCCTCGTGCTACGGAGCCGACGTCGTGCTCGCCGACGATGCGTCCCGATTCGACGTGTCACCCGCCTGGCAGGCCTTCGCCGGCGCCGAGCCCGCACTCGCGCTCTTTCGTGCTCTGCCGCCGGACGAGGTCTACGCCGCCACCACCGATCTCGCAGCGTCCTTCCGAGAGAAGCTGGGACTCGCGCGCCCCGTGCGGCCGACGCCGATCGTGACGTGGTCCGACCACGATGGGCGGGACCTGGCGCGCCTGTCGGCACGCGGTGTGGTCGCATCGGGGCGGGCCGGGCGAGCGCGTGTGGCGTTCCACGTCTTCAACGACGACGAGGACGTCGACCTCGCCGTGGGAGCACTCACCCGCTGA
- a CDS encoding MFS transporter: MAAGPDAADPARSSATTGLAEDLAVAAVVQRRTVRVLSAGQILGGIAFGATISLGAILAGEVSGEESLSGLAAAAVTLGTAFTAVPLAALARRRGRRLSLAAGMAIALVGVAGVITAVGAASFPLLLVAFLLVGAGQAANLQSRFAAADLATDATRGRDLSIVVWATTIGAVLGPNLTGPGEAIGDLLGLPSLTGPYVFTLIGQSLAIALYLLALRPDPLLTAQQLVIRRATAGGSAIVPRSDRPGPARYAIFAISAAHGVMVSVMAMTPVHLLHQGATLTVIGFTISLHIAGMYAAAPVFGLLADRIGRIPTILLGQAILAAALVTASFGQDSTLWVTVGLILLGLGWSASTVAGSALLTEASSEARRTRRQGLSDFLMSLVGAGGAILAGVVLGWIGYGGLALVVALGVIATSALAPLAAPRRRASVSG, from the coding sequence ATGGCCGCGGGTCCGGATGCCGCGGACCCGGCGCGCTCGTCCGCGACGACCGGGCTCGCCGAGGACCTCGCCGTGGCGGCGGTCGTCCAGCGCCGGACGGTCCGGGTGCTCTCGGCCGGGCAGATCCTCGGCGGCATCGCCTTCGGAGCGACGATCTCGCTCGGCGCGATCCTCGCCGGCGAGGTCTCGGGGGAGGAGTCGCTATCGGGTCTCGCCGCCGCGGCGGTCACCCTCGGCACGGCCTTCACGGCCGTTCCGCTCGCCGCGCTGGCGCGGCGCCGAGGCCGGCGCCTGTCGCTGGCCGCCGGGATGGCGATCGCCCTCGTCGGTGTCGCGGGCGTCATCACCGCCGTCGGGGCGGCGTCCTTCCCGCTCCTGCTGGTCGCCTTCCTCCTGGTCGGCGCGGGGCAGGCGGCGAACCTGCAGTCGCGATTCGCCGCCGCCGACCTCGCCACCGACGCCACTCGCGGACGCGATCTGTCGATCGTCGTCTGGGCGACGACGATCGGAGCAGTCCTCGGCCCGAACCTCACCGGGCCCGGCGAGGCGATCGGCGACCTCCTCGGTCTCCCTTCCCTCACCGGTCCCTACGTGTTCACCCTCATCGGTCAGTCACTGGCGATTGCGCTGTATCTCCTGGCGCTCCGGCCCGACCCACTCCTGACCGCGCAGCAGCTCGTCATCCGCCGCGCGACGGCGGGCGGGTCCGCCATTGTGCCGCGGAGCGATCGCCCGGGGCCGGCGCGATACGCCATCTTCGCCATCTCGGCTGCGCACGGAGTGATGGTGTCGGTCATGGCGATGACTCCGGTGCACCTGCTCCACCAGGGGGCGACCCTCACGGTGATCGGCTTTACGATCAGCCTCCACATCGCCGGCATGTACGCCGCCGCACCCGTGTTCGGACTGCTCGCCGACCGGATCGGTCGCATCCCCACGATCCTTCTCGGGCAGGCGATCCTCGCCGCCGCGCTGGTGACGGCCTCGTTCGGTCAGGACTCGACCCTGTGGGTCACGGTCGGACTCATCCTCCTCGGCCTCGGCTGGAGCGCGTCGACGGTCGCGGGCTCGGCACTTCTGACCGAGGCGTCGTCGGAGGCGCGACGCACGCGCCGCCAGGGCCTCAGCGACTTCCTCATGAGCCTCGTCGGCGCGGGCGGAGCGATCCTTGCGGGAGTGGTGCTCGGCTGGATCGGATACGGCGGACTCGCGCTCGTCGTCGCCCTCGGCGTCATCGCCACGAGCGCACTCGCACCCCTGGCCGCCCCTCGGCGGCGCGCGTCCGTCAGCGGGTGA